From Chlorocebus sabaeus isolate Y175 chromosome 10, mChlSab1.0.hap1, whole genome shotgun sequence:
GGAAGTTCCCAACCAGGAAGGCACACGGTGAGGGTCGAACTCAGACCTCTCGGCACCCACCCCCTGCACACTCAATCTGTAACACTGTCCTGTAAGCAATAACTGCGATGAAATAAATTAAGGGTTATATAACTAAACCTAAGAGAATGTACAATGCATAGGCATTATAATGGATAACATATTATGTACAAGATACCATAGGCACTGTGTTACTGGgagattataataataattagtgaATTGTGTATTACCATCATCGTCAGGTATTCATAATCTCAATGATAAGTAACACCCATGCCACTTAGAATAGTGTGTGCCAGCCactcttctaagtgctttacttGGTGTGTTGGGTCATTTAAGCCCTCATGATGCCCTTGTGTAGTGGGAACACCTAGAAGAGCCCAGTGATTCCTGCACATGCGGGAGGCAGGCTTGGGGGATAGGGGTGCCCTCACCACCCAGCCTTCGGCATGTGAGGCCCTGGGCGCTGTGCACAGTTCAGAACCCACCCAGTCGCCTGATGTCATATATCACATGGGTATTACGTTTACGTTTGTTACACACATTCTTATATTGTGtaattatgtattttacatttattatgcatTTCTTAGTTTCTTATATACAATGTTTCTACATGTGTGTAAATTACTTAGGTTGATAATTATCTGTTACATATTGTATATTTACTTACGAAGTTATCAAATAACTTTggtcattttataaattataatcttTGTTATATTCGTTTGTATTGTTTTATGCAGTTATATAATGCTTATTGTATAAACGGtcttttatactatttttatgtatttgtcatATATTGCTAAACTTGATATGCATCACCATATATCAGTTTATGCATTTGTAAGGTATGTTTCTATGTCTGGTACGTAAGCTATAAGATATTACATTTCAAACACATCATTGACCGTAGTGTGCAGCGCCTAGCATGCTGCGTGCACCTTCCTAACGCTGGGCTTGCACTACCCGTATTGTAACGTTTAGACTTTCTGTTTGGTTTGATTTTGTTtgcgatggggtctcactctgtcgcccaggctggagtgccgtggcaccatctcagctcactgcaacctctgcctcccaggttcaagcgagtcccCCGTCTctgctccctagtagctgggattacaggcacgtgcccacgcaaagttgatttttgtatttttagtagagaaggagtttcgctgtgttgcccaggctggtcttgaactcctgaggtcaagcgatcctcccgcctcggccccccaaagtgctgggattacaggtgtgagccaccgcacccagcccacgtTTAGAATCTTTATAGGCAGTGACGTTGGCCCCTGCGAAGTGCGCGCCCAGTGTGTGCTAAGCGCTTTCCACCCGCACCATTTAATCCTCAGGCCAGTTTGGTCATTCATGTCCCCATTTCACCAGGGAGAAGCCGAGGCCAGAGGGGCCAGGTAGACCGCCGGGACCACACGCGGATTCGGGCCCGGACGCGGATTCGGGCCCCGCGTTCACCCCCTCACCACGCCACGGCCCCCGCGTTCCTCTTCGCCTGCGGCAGCCCCTTCCTTCCTGCGGTCACAGGGGACAGTCAGGTCGCCAGGAGCGGCGGGGCCGGGGCTGTCCGGCGTAGCAAGGCCGCCCCCCTCCCTgcggcgcccgccccgcccgccccgccccagCCAGGTTGTTCCGGGCGCGCGAGGACACCAGGAGGGTGTGCACGGTCCGTCCAGGCCGGGCCGCGGTGGGCAAAGGGCGAAGACGGAGACAGCAAGAGCAACAGAGAAGCGCTGGGGAGAGACACACGGAGAGATCCCCGAGGCGGGGAGACACCCGGGACGCCGAGACGGAAAGGCAGAGCCCGCCGGGGGCGAAGGACCGGAGTCCGCGGGGCCAGGGCCGGGGCGCGCCACTCACGCTGAACTCGCCGGCGAGGACGGCCCCCTCCCGGCCGCCCCGCGCCTCCAGCCGCTCCAGGAAGCTCCGCGCGGCGTCCAGACTGCGGCTCATGGCGCCGCGGGCCAGCGAGGTCCAGCCCGGCCGCCGCGAGTGTGGACGCCGCGGGAGGCGGAGGCCGGAGACGGAGCCCCCGCCCTGGCCTGGGCAGCCAATGGACGCGCGCAGCGGCGAGCAGGGCGCCCCAGCCTCGGTGTTCGGAGCCCGCGCGGCCCCACCCCGGGCGCTCGGCCTTCACGCCCATCCGCGGAAAGTGTGCGGAGGTTAGAGACGAGCCGGCTTCCGGGATCGCCGAGGGGAGGCTGGAGAGAACCGACTGGCACCGGGGTCTCTTCAAGGACAGGCCTAGGTCAGCCCCCTCCTCGCCCAGTGGGAAGAATTCAGAGGGGGTGCCAGTGGAGGGGGCGTCCGTGGACACTGGCTTGAGGTCCTTGAGGGGTTGAAGGTAGCATTGGGGCCTGCATGTGTGCCTGAGTCTTTGAAGGGTCAACAGGGGCAGGATGTCAGGTGGTGAATTTAATTCACTAGGAGCCATCCGAGTATTGAAGGCACACGTTCCTAAAGGGCCCGGGAGGAAGTGGTTTTGGCTTTGCTCTCTCTGCCCCAGCTGCTTAACTCAGCTGTGGCACGTGAAAGCAGACAGTATACAGTGTGGCTGTGTCCCAGTGAAACTCTTTATGAACAAAGAAATTAGAATTTCATGTGATTTTCGTGTGTCATGAATTAttctagtgtgtgtgtggggcCTACAAGCTGTGGTTTGCTGACCTTGGCTTAAGGGATGGAGGGATCAAAGCGGGTCTGTGGGGTCAGCAGCTAGGGCTGTTTGATTTATTGTGAGGTCTGCAGGGGTCGCTGTGAAATCCATGGTCATCATTTTTCAGTTTCATCTTGGAGCATTCTAAGGGAGGTCGGAGGACAATAGTCGTCGTTTAGGATGGTGGTGATAGGGAATTCACTGGAAGTCAGCTGGGGTCCCTTGGGCACACGTGGTTATTAAGGGCAGTCATCATGGGCTAGAGGATCTCTGTCCAGCAGCAGGGATCCTGTTGAGGGTCTGTCCTCATAGGCTGAGGTCTGTCTGACTGGTGGAGGGCATGTTGTCCAGCTGAAGGTCTGGCTGACTAGGTGGGTGGTGTGTTCTCTCCTCTGGGGTAACGTCTCTGTCCATTTCGGGGAGGGAGCCTGTCCTTGAGGGATTCTGACCTTTGCCTGGCTGGGGGGCTCAGGTGTCTCTCTGGCCATAGGTCTATTTGGATGTCTGGCTGAGGGTCTTCCCATCTGTCAGTAATCCGTCTGTTGGTCCCGCTGGGTGTTCCCCTGGGATCCTGTCCATCTGGAAGTCTGTCCagccagggtgtgtgtgtgtgtgtgtttggtggttTGTCTGTTAGAGGATCTGAGTGACTAGCCAGATGCTGCCTTGTGGCCTGTGAACATTAAGTGGCTGAGGCCGTGGTCTGCCATTTCTACTTCCAGCTGCTTTGAGTGTCTTCCTGGCCTGGTGTTCACGCTCACTCCAAGCCCCCCTTGTTGTTAAACCCACCTGTCCTCCCGACAGCTGACCGTCCGTCATGTCTCTCTTAGTTCGCTCCGTTCAgctcaggctgggtgtgggggaTGGGAAGACCCCACATCTTCCAGAGGCCCTGGCTCACCCCAGCTTTTCTCTCCCGGAGGACTGCCGGCTGTGTTCTTACGATGAGACTCACGGCTGCTGGTGGCCCTCCTGTTCACACTGCCGGCAGCCGTCTCGCACAACGGGAGCAGCTGGCACTGCTGCAGAGACCCCAAGCATGCCAAAGCCCACGTGCTACGTGCCAGTCTGTCACCTGCCCACCAGTCAGTGTGGCCAGATGGGTCGCTCAACAGAGCCGAGAGAAAGATGCACAGGGACAGGTGCACAAGGCTGTGAGTTCAGCCTGCTCTGAGGCTgcaaaggggaaaagagaaactACGGTGGAGACTGCTGGCAGACATCTGTTCCTCCGGCATGTTTACGGGGAGCTCCTTGGAGACTGCTGGCATCTCCAGAGTACAGTTCTTCTCTAGCTTCCTTTTTTGCTTAGTTAAAAAAGGGCAGAAGACTGGAACCAAAATGTTTGAGTCAGAATTCTGGCACCATGACTTTCTcagtatgaccttgggcaagtcatttaatttctGTGTCCCATTTTCCTCTTCTGTAGGACTGTGTCTCTTCTTGTTGCTTTATTGTGAGAATTTAAGGAAATCATTGTATATAAAGCATTTAGATAGAACAGCACTTGGCTTGCAGTATACACTTGGTGCcattaatgttattattacaCTGCTAGTTTCCTTTTCTCAGACTGCCACGCCCACCTCCTCTAAGTTAAAACAAAAGCAGAAGGGGGGgtagaaatttgaaaacattttcccattgttttgttctgttaaaaacCTTCAAGCTGGTCGAGCTGTCCTGTTGGTCCATCCCCAAGTCTGGCATTTAGCAAACAGGAAAAATGCACCCCTCTTCAGTGCAAGAGGAAGCCGTGGCCATGCCCCTTCCTGTCCGCTGCCTGAGAGCTGTAAGTCCTCTGGGAGAGCCTTTGTTCCCATCTCCATTAACTCCCCTCATGTGTGCCAGGCTTCAGTGTTCCGAATCGAAGACGCCTCCTGGTCCCTCCCTGAGAAAGGGTCAGCAGCTCAGCGCCGGGGAAACAGGCGAAAGAGAAAGCCACCCTTTCCCTTCTCAGCGCTGGACCAAACCCCAGAACCCCCCGCTCTGTGGAGGCTGGCTGCTGCTCTCAGGAGCTGTCCTGCAATTCTGCTTCAGAAAGGAGGGGAAACCACTGGGAGTAGAGGGGAAAGGCCTCCTCCCCATCTTTAAAATGCTCAAaacagctttcccccacttctccAGGGCAGAGCCTGGGCATCTGCATCGCCCAGAGCAGGCCCCTGATGTGCCCCTGGAGGAAATAAACTCGGGCAGACAAGTGCTCTAACAGCAACGCTGGTAGCACTCTGGGACTTCCATGACTGACAGGCGGGTCAGGCTGCCGCCTCCTCGGCCTGCAGGTTCTATACCTAATGCTGGCCCAGCCTCAGCACACTTCCTCTGTATGCTTTATTTAGAAaagaccggccgggcgcggtggctcaagcctgtaatcccagcactttgggaggccgagacgggcggatcacgaggtcaggagatcgagaccatcctggttaaaacagtgaaaccccgtctctactaaaaaatacaaaaaactagccgggcgaggtggcgggcgcctgtagtcccagctactcgggaggctgaggcaggagaatggcatgaacccggggggcggagtttgcagtgagctgagatccggccactgcactccagcctgggccacagagcgagactccgcctcaaaaaaaaaaaaaaagaaaagaccaacTGGCCACGTTATTGTCAGTAAATGCCGGCCGGGGTCCTGCACAGATAAGGGCCATCTGCGGGCCCTGATGGCACAGCCCATGGATCACAGCTGAGTGTAGTTCCCAGGACAGCCAAAGGGATGCATGGATCCGTGTGCGTGGCTGTCTGCCCATCAGTTGTAACCCCGGAGAGACACGAGTGTGCATCCATGCTTGGGTGAGTGTAAACACCGATGGAAGGATTCCTGTAACGAGGGGGCACCCTCACTGCTGCTGCTGACCAGGGTGTTCTAAGTCCTAGGCAATGCAGGGTGgcaaggagaaaggagggaggggcccATCAGAAATGCTCATTGGCATATAGCATAATCAGCTACAAAGTTTTAGAAACTCTTATGAAAAGCTGTAAGGACTTACAAGAAAATTTAATAAGGtagctatttaaaatatactaagtaggccaggcatggtggctcaagcctgtaatcctagcactttgggaagccgaggcaggtggatcacgaggtcaggagatcgagaccatcctggctaacacggtgaaagctcatctctactaaaaatctaaaaaaattagccgggcatggtggcacgcacctgtagtcccagctactcaggaggctgaggcaggagaattgcttgaacccccgaggcagagcttgcagtgagccaagatcacgccactgcactccagcctgggtgacagaacgagactgtctcaaaaaaaagaaaaaagtatatactaAGTACTTCCACACACCATTTTAATGAATTTGAAACTATAATGCAAAAAGCTCCCATATTAATTTCTTGAGAAATAGGCACCAAGTTTGAACCCCTAATAAATTAATGGAGTTAAGCGATAACACTGCCTACTGACATCAGAAGAACAACTCCCAGGCAGGCACTGCGACTCctaatgaaagaacagaacacccCCATCAAGTATTCctgctaaaaaaaaatttgaacgtATATCTGATCGAGCCTCTAGATCTCAATATTAATTCAGAGGAAACACGACGGcacacaaaaatgttaaatgacaCTACAGTGTTGAGATCAGCAACATCCAGACAGTGAAAGGTCTATTAAGACAAACCAGTTTCCTAATTGAGTAAACTGCAAAGAAACAGACAATCTTATAGAGACTCAGAACATAACACacaaatgctcatagcagcactGTTCACGATAGCCCAAATGTGGGGGACAACCTAAATTTCATCAACTGATGGATCAAATGTGGCATAGAATAATGCCCCACGTAGAGGGACatccatggaatattatttggcaatgaaaagaaatgaagtgctGACATGAGTTACACTGTGAATAAGCttagaaaacattatgctaagtggaagaagccagtcaGAAAAGCCACATTAgtctatttacatgaaatgttcagaaacggcaaatccatagagaccaAAAGTATTCATGTAACAAAAGAAATCCTGTtctaaggccaggtgcggtggctcacgcctgtaatctcagcactttgggaggctgaggcgggcagatcatgagatcgagattgagaccatcctggctaacacagtgaaacggcatctctactaaaaatacaaaaaattaccccggcacggtggcaggcacctgtagtcccagctactcgggaggctgaggcagaagaaaggcgtgaacctgggaggcagagctatcagtgagtggagatcgcaccactgcacttcagtctgggcgacagagcgagaatctgtctcaaaaaaaaaaaaaaaaaaaaaaaattcttgttatAATGTCTCAGCAGAATCTCGCCAAAAGTAGATTCATGGTTGccagaggggctgggggcctggtgggagggaggggatTGGAGTGACagctaatgggtatggggtttctctccggggtggggcaggggggtacaaaaaatgttctaaaattagatcgtggtgatggttacacagccctgtgaatatgatttttaaaaaatcattgatgCACAGGGACGGGCACACAAGGCTGTGAGTTCAGCCTGCGCTGTGAATTGTGTAATATGTTGactatctcaataaagctgtttttaaaaacagacttgAGACTTGTCCATCATTTGCAATGAATGGACCTGATGTCAATCTTAGTTGAAACTAACACACTGTCATCAAGGCAAGCTGAACATTAACTGGATATCTGATGATATTAAGGAATAATCATTgataattttaaatgtcatttttgttgttgttgagtccTTACCTTTTAGAGATATACATGGAAATACATATGGATGAAATGCTGTGATGTCTGAGATCTACTTCAAAATAAACTGGTGGATACAGGGATGGGTGGGCTCTGAAGACTGGCTCATATCAAAACCAGCTCAGCAACTCACTATACCATCTTCTCTGCCCTTGTATGTTTCAAATTTTCCACAACTAACAAGATTTAAAACCATCAATCTAGAGGTGAACAATTGCATCTGTAAGGAGAGCAGACCGGTCatagaaaatatatacacacacggcCAGCAAGTATTTGAAAAGAGCACAACCTCCAGAGTAACTAAAGAAACGCAAATGCAATTGGGGGAAAACATTTTGCACCTAGCGCTTGACAGAGAGGTTAAAACCTCGTATGATGCCCAGGGCTGACCTGGGGGGTAGGTGCTCACATCTTGTGATGGTGCCTGTGGAGAGACACAACCTctactatcattttattttaattttttccttttattgagacggagtcttgctcttgttgcccaggctggagtgcagtggcgtgatcttggctcacggcaacctctacctcccaggttcaagcgattctcctgcctcagccttctgagtagctgggattacaggcacccaccaccatgcccagccaattttttgtatttttagtagagatggggtttcaccacattggcctggctggtcttgaactcctgacctcaggtgatccacccgcctctgcctcccaaagtgctggtgtgagccatggcgcccggcctctATCATTTTAAAGGCAGAATTCCCCGTGTAGGAATGTATTCATCAGATACACTTGCACAAATACGCACAGAGGTACGTTCAATGATGCTCTTGAAGCAGTGTTTGTGGGGATGAAAACACGAAGCCACCCAACAATGTAGCCACAAGGAAGGAGGCAGATTCAGGTGTACTAGACAGCCCTGGCACCCTGTGGAAGGAGGCAGATTCAGGGGTACTAGACAGCCCTGGCAGCCTGTGGCATCCAGTTGTCATTAAAGAGTAAGACGCAAGGTTCAGAGTGACGTGCACGTGATCCCTTTCAGGTTAAAATATAACAAACAGTCAACAAACTTATGGATACTATGAATAAAAAATACCAGTCCAGcttctttaaaaagtcaatacCGACGACCTCTGGAGAGCAGGGATGGATTGTATGGGGTGGAAGGATGATGGTTTACTTTTCACCATGTGcacttgtgtgtgtttttaaaactgttttgtagagatgagctctccctatattgcccaggctagtctcaaactcctggcttcaagcgagcctcctgccttgacctcccaaagtgctgggattacaggtgtgagccactgcaccaggccttttGTATGCTTTTCTATCATAAGGATGTCTTCCAAGTGTCTACCTGCACCCAAAGAAAAATGGGCAGAGAACTCAGAGAGCAGGTCTCCGTGGTCAAGAAGTGGGTAAAATGTTCACCCACTAACATTACGGTAAAGAACCTCCCTGCTCCCTGGGTGCCCAGTGCTCCAGCAAGGCGTCCAGCCTTCTGGGGGACGATGCAGAACATACACACAAGTGCAGGGCCTCCCTGCCTTTTGCACACTGACAGCATATTACACATGGCGTTTCACACCATGCTTCTTTGTATTTAATGTCTATCTTGAGGAGCTTCTCGATGGCTGCatctacagaatggggaaaactatttgcaaaccatgtatctgataaagggttaTTATCTGACTCAAtttgggctgttataacaaaataccacagactgggtagcttaaacaacagacatttatttctcacagctccggaggctgggaagtccaagatggtGGCTCcagcagattcggtgtctggtgagggggggcttcctggttcacagatggcagcttctagctgtgtcctcacaaggcAGGAGGCGCAAAAGAGCTCCCGCGGCCATCTTTTATAAAAGCacgagggcagagtcctcatgacctaatcgcTTCCCTAAACTGTTGACCATAGGGATGAGATTTCACTATATGAATTTCTGGGGGACACAAACCATCAGGCCACAGCAGTATCCAAATTATATAAGGGACTCAAGTCAACAACAAAGAACAAACGACCTAGTGTATgcaaaaatgctcagtatcaccaactgttagggaaatgcaaatcaaaaccgcaatgtgagatcacctcatacctgttatgacggctattattaaaaaacacaagataaaaaatgttggcaaggatgtggagaaaagggaaccctagtgaactgttggtgggaatggaaattagtacagcctttatggaaagcagtatggaggttcctcaaaaagttaaaaataaccaccatttgatgcagcaatcccacttctgggaatACATATAAAAAGGAGACGAAATCATTATCTTCAAAAGATAGCTATACTCCCATGATGACTGCAGCATTTCCACAACCGCCAAACTATGAAAACGATCTAAGTGTCTGTTGGTGGATGGATCggtaagaaaatgtggcatatatagtttttacaaaaaaaattctatcggccgggcgtgctggctcacgcctgtaatcccagcactttgggaggccgagacgggcggatcatgaggtcaggagatcgagaccatgctggctaacatggtgaaaccccgtctctactaaaaaatacaaaaaaaaagctgggcgaggtggcgggcacctgtagtcccagctactcgggaggctgaggcaggagaatggcgtaaacctgggaggcagggcttgcagtgagccaagatccggccactgcactccagcctgggcgaaagagtgagactccgtctcagaaaaaaaaaaaaaaaaaaaaatcctatcatttgcaataacatggaggAACccggaggacattatgttaatagaaataagccagacacaggacAAATACCACAGGATGCCACTCACATGAGGAATCAGCCGCTGAGCACCGGGTTGGGCCTGTCCCGTCGGCGCTGGCACACTGGCAGCTCCCACTGAGTTAGGTTGGTGGGCTGCCCATGACACGGACTGGGCCTGCTACCCACATGCACCTGCTGAAGAGCTCATAGGACCCTGACTAGAGGGGATGTCAGCATCAAATATCTGACTATGTTAACCCCACATTGACGCCAGGCCAAGCACGTCCCACAGCCATCAGGTCCCCACCCAAGGGGACCCCGATGGGCTTTGCCCTGCAGACGTGGCCTGACCACTCAGACGAGGCGCGGCCATGACACAGATGGTTTATTCAGAGCTCTCCACCCACCATGGTTCCGCATCCCAGCTCCGCAGGCCTGTCTGTGACAGCCCCATCCTGAGTTCCAAGTCCACGTCCTGACTGAGTGGTGAGCGGGCTCACTCGGCGCTCAGGAAGACCCTCTTGCGTGCGGTATTGGTGTAAGGGTGCCAGCGCCACTCCACGTCTGCTGTGGCCTCCTGCTCCAGCGTGCCCAGGCGGATCATGTACACTGCAGGCAGGGATGGCCATTAGCCCTGGCACAGCCAGCCTCGCCTCCCGACCCCAGACATGGGATTCAGCCTCAAACTCACGCTTTAGCTCAAAGCGAGGCCCGACCTCAGTGAGCTCCACGTTGCGGTGGTCTGTCTTCTTGTACACGTGGTGCCTGGGAGGAAACAGCTATGGGTCAAAGGCAAGCAGCACGCGGTACACAGGGTGGGGACGCTCTCCCAGGGCATGGCCTGGGGACCCACCGGAACGATATGTAGTCGTCCTGGTTTGCGAAGGTGATGACCCGGTGACTGTCCTCTTTGGGCACGGGAAACAGGTATCGGAGGATGTCAGAGACCTGGGGCACAGGGAAAGAGAGTGGCAAATGCCTGGCCTGGCCCGCAGCCCCAGCCTGAAGGCCCCCAGACTCACCCGCTTGCCCAGGCGGGAAGAGAAGCCATGTGTGATGAGGTGGGGCTTGGCCTCTGACATGGTGCCCAGGTCTGGGATGTCATGCCGCATGACCACGTTGCACAGCGTGAAGTAGGCAGTAGGGCCAAAGGGCAGGTGGCTGACGATGAGCCCCACTGGCGGGGAAAGGTGGCTGTCAGAGACCCCGTCTGCCCTCAGATGGCTCCCACCCCGACTCTCCCTCTGGCCTCACCAGGTGTGCCCCGATGCTCGTGAACGACTAGCAGATCGGTGACGCCGTTGGCTTTGCAGGCTCGCACCAGTGCCCCCACTTCATGTCGACCTCGGTTCATTCGCTGGGCGCCTGGGAACACCAGCTTCAGCTCCTGGGCGTGGATGGCAGTGTGCAGTGAGGACGGGGGCTGTGTGTCCTG
This genomic window contains:
- the IMP4 gene encoding U3 small nucleolar ribonucleoprotein protein IMP4, translating into MLRREARLRREYLYRKAREEAQRSAQERKERLRHALEENRLIPTELRREALALQGSLEFDDAGGEGVTSHVDDEYRWAGVEDPKVMITTSRDPSSRLKMFAKELKLVFPGAQRMNRGRHEVGALVRACKANGVTDLLVVHEHRGTPVGLIVSHLPFGPTAYFTLCNVVMRHDIPDLGTMSEAKPHLITHGFSSRLGKRVSDILRYLFPVPKEDSHRVITFANQDDYISFRHHVYKKTDHRNVELTEVGPRFELKLYMIRLGTLEQEATADVEWRWHPYTNTARKRVFLSAE